The DNA window TCAAGAAGCTGTGACTGtattatgtgattcaaatagtgccatatgtctatcaaaacatcagacattccatgagaggagcaagcatgtggatgttaagcttcattttgtgagggatgaaGTTGAAAAGGGCTCAGTAAAGATTGAGAAAGTAGCTACTGAGCACAATGCTgctgatatgctaacaaaggtgttacccggacttaagttgaagtattgcatggatttggtgaatctgattcagctggagtgattgtggaagatggataTGCTCTGTGGATTGTCCAGTTGtgtcccaaggtggagatttgttatgaggattggggcaaaactgcacaatcagtcaagctcggtgttagccgagcttaatcgtgcgCGGCAGGGACTGATATACTGTTAGGTGATTGATTgcagctcggtgttagccgagcttaatcgtgctcggtgattagccgagcttaatcgtgctcggtgattagccgagcttgctggtgctcggtattagccgaacttagtcgagttcggtgttggccgaacttagtcgagttcggtgttggccgttgttattaactgatgcatagacaaacgtgagccgtcggatgcgattagttagttagcttaaatgacagccgttggatttgttttggttgttagattagtgttatatagagtgaataaccgagctgtgcaagcagagtgagagaaaaagatttttcatccatcagtttgtaatcttccacaagaaattgaatacaagatttccattaattctccgagagttgttcttagctttattcattttcatatcgagtgtttgttcttcttgttccggaatcgatcttgttgtgatagcaagattgagtcgcgtatttGCTACCATTACactaattacaaaaaaaaaatgaaatagaattaGTCATGGAATTGTTAACCAAACTTTATTAAACCCTATGTAAAGAGTAGGCCAACTACCTATGACGTTACATACGTGATTCTCAATAAATTAACCTAACTACTTATGtcccaaatttaattaaacttttAATGTATTGTGATTAGTGCATTTTATGAAGTACTGAAGCCAATTGGGCCATTGGGATTGTTTTTATTTGGGCCCAATTAGTAATGAAATCGGAAGTGTATAAAAGGATCATAATCCAACCAATTAAGCCCCATTATATAAGAGGATGCATTCAATtgcaatttcaaaatatcaataCCATTGATGAAGTTTTAATTTAAACTTATAAATTATTTagttatgttttaatttataaacataTGTATTTTTCAATTCAGAGTATTTTGGAGGTTATGGATTGACCAGTTATGATAAAATAACTTTGACTGTAATGCGACATTTAAAAAatctatttatattattaaaaaataggtttatactactattatcaAATTCACACATgctattttacattaaaatttaaataggcAATAAAATACAACagcacaaatttttaaaaataaaatataattattttctacttttcttcaacCAAACTTAGCTGATCGATGAGGCGACGCAGCCTGAATAGCTGCTCTGAAATTGCACGATCTAAAAGCGCCGCCGCGGACGAATTCCAACGCCGAAACCACCGCCGATTTCGCCTTCACCGCCACCTTCTTCAGCTTCCTACTCCTCAGCAGCTTCTCGCCGTCGGATCTAAAATAGCCTAATTTGTAAGTCTGCAGAAAAATTCGCCTCTTTCTCGCCCGATCGCGGCGGTAGCTCCATGAAGTCATCAGATTCCGGCCGCTCTGCCGCTTCGAGAAGATTCtccagccgccgccgccgcttctCGATCCGGCGTTGTAGTCGAATTTTTCATTTACTCCGCTGAATCGAATCGTAGGGTTTCGCGAAACTGCGGCATTCATCGCTGCTGCGAACTAATTTCAGATTAGTGTGGAAATTAAGAGAATAATGCTTATATAAATTGGGGAAGTTTTTTTGACTTGTATTAGTTCTAACTTCTAAGATGGTAGGCGGAATGAAATGATATTAAACatattgatttttaaaaaaaatttgatgatCAAATGATCATAAGTCGTGTTTTACTAAAACTGAACATTCCGAGAAGAAACTTATTGTTAGATAACTTTGATTAGTTCATGATGAAATGATGAAAACAATTTTAgctaatataataattattttattcttcaaaTACTCATTAAGATGTGAGATTGATCACTCTTCTTCCAACTccattctttctttcttttcccaATTTTCATTTGGTGACAATTTTTTTAtagaagaaaaattaaatatttaggAAACAacttttttatgcattaataGGCAACATTAATAATCATCCTCGCAATTAAATTTTAGTCACGTAAAAGCGCCACTACGTCTTAGGCAGTAAATTCCACATTATTATCACCACTTTTCACAAAAAGCGTGAGTTCAAAATGCAACATTTGGTTAAATAAAAGGGTTGAAGCCTTGTGACAAATCTAGTTCATTACTTCATTTCATGTGATCTTTTCCCATGTCACACTCATTTATCTGTGACTTGCTTCAATACTACTTCCTTTCATTTCTTGTATTTCTACCTTCTCGTTTTCTTCATTTTGAAAAATCAACcacaaaagtaattaaaaagggaaaaaaaaggcACGATTGAACAAATAACAATGTATGAGATGAAGAAGGGTTCAACACTTGTGATCCTTGCCTTGATGTTTCTTCTAGTTACCATTCATGCTCGTCCGCGTAAGATtttccatttttcattttctgatGTTCGACTCAGCATGTGATGTGAACATGCCACGGATAGTGTTCAAACAAAAGCAGTCATTTGTGAGTTCATGattaaaattacatactttTAACGTTTTAATAGCAGATCATGGCCATCGAATCCAATCGCATCAAATGGAGGGTAATACTCTTATGAGATTCACAATCTACCAGGCCAGTCCTAACCCGTTGAAGCATAAACGACCGGATAAATTACAGGTTGCAGGGTCAAGATTACCAGATTGTACCCACGCATGTGGATCTTGTACCCCATGCCGGCTAGTCAGGGTCAGCTTTGTATGCTCCTCCATTGAAGAGGCTGAGACTTGCCCTATAGCTTATAAATGTATGTGTCACAATAAGTCGTATCATGTGCCATATTACGTTACTTAATTCAAACTTTGATAagtatatttatgtttttttgtttcCTAAAATTGTTTAAATCATGCAGCAGATGTAGTTCTcgtttattttcttctttcagATTCAGTCAAGCAGtttcattttcatattttcatttaacTGGAATTGTCGTTTTCTTcgtttgattttctttttatagCACCTTATCTTCATCCCTTTACATATGCATGCTTTACTCTTGATTACTGAATTCAGAATAAAGTTAAATACTGCGAATTTTAGTTATGACTTTAGATCAATTTTATGttactttaattaaaaaaataagtttatcgcaacaaataaaaaatctattgATACAGATCGTTAATTGAGCATAAAAGAAATATCTTCTTCTGCGGTTCTGCCCATATGCTAGTATGCTTCACATATAtgtaatttatattttgaagttaatttgattttgaaaCTATAGTTTTCATTTATGTaaataaataggagtataataaCATTAGAAAAATATAAGTTTGAATTCGtacatatatacaaaaaatgaaCGATATTCTATTGATATATATGCACGATTCAATTgtgattatatttatataattgcACATGCTATGACTATATACAAGACAATCCCCATTCCCTTAATTCAGTCATTACATTATTTATGAGTCTCATGCAACGTTTTAAACCTATTTATCCCTTAAAACAACATTCCTATATATATAACCTCAATTCCTAAATCACTCATTCActaaacaatttttattttaaattattcattaaaaaatgaaaactatatcaatattttaattaaaatataaaaatattaaaatttttaatttaattaacaaagaaaattcaatatttaaaatgtatattcattaaataaaaatgaaaaggacaaataatcacaaaatttaaaaaatgaaatgcaaaaagaatataaaaatgTTAAGAAAGAATTAAACTTCTTTTCGTATCGTCTGCAAAAATCTTTACCCTCTTTCATTTACAGTTTACTCTCTTTTTCCTTTCTCAAATATTCATACATTCAAAAACACAATCGACAAAAAACTAGGAATCGTGTAAATCAGGTTCAACTTTTCACCCTTCATTTCCATTTAATCAATTGCTTCCAATTCAGGAAACGTTTTTCTTTatatagaaaaagaataaattcACAAAATCAAGAAGTATTGGATTTAGTTTTTCACATGAGGTAACTCCGAGGTACTGCAGTTTCTTCCCTTCAACATTTATAGCATTAAATGGCTCGTTAGTAGCAATGATTTTGTTGTGTTTATTCCTTTTGTCATGCAAAGATAGTGGCATAATGTGCATGCCTCCCTCTTTCCTTTTTCGGGAGCTTTTTGTTTCATAGAATATATCTCAATTGATGAAAACCCATCATTTGATTTAGTGTACCCACAAAAAGTTTCCTTTGATTGCGCCATTAATATCCCCTGTTCATGTAAAAGCGcataaaaatccaatctttataGTACTTGAGACTCTATTGAGAGAGTAGGGATTCTACTGTTtaagagagaggagaagatTATGGAATGATTAGAGGTTGAATTAGAGAGGCCAAGCATGGGTTGGAGTAATTATTGGATTCAATTTGCACTGTTAAATTGCTTTTCATATTATTCATATCCCCTTTTGGGGCAGGGAGTGTGGGAATCTGATCTCCCTCATTTTTTCCTTCTGTGATGAAATTAAGGAGAAGAAAATGTATGCCTTCTTGTGCCTCTCACCAAGGAGTAAGCTGTTGCATCCATACTCCTTTTATAATCGTGTTTTGTTCTTGTTCAGAACGCATTGATTTGGCTCGGGAGACAAAAACTGAAAATTTGTAGTAGATTGTGGTTTTTTGCCTCAGAATATGTGATGCACAATCTTGAGTTAATGGGTAGCAGGTGATGTTATGCTGTATAAGAATGAGTTCAGTGGCAAATGATCTCAAaagattttctattttattatgtGTTCTGTTGCCATATCATCTTTCTAACCATTGATATTGATTGTCCGCTGCGATATCatcttttgctttctttttttttacctcTTTTGAAGTTGTTATATCAGCGATATTTTCAAACTTCAAATATAGAACCTGTGTTTCAAGCTATGCTCCATTATCACATGCGAGGCCAGAACTTATCAGTCATCATTCAAAGTTGTTCACTTGTTCAGtagttttgttttcttgatcttcaATACTGTTTGTCATGTCTAGCACTCACTCTCCCCCCGCTCGAAGTGAACACTACTTACATGTTTTGAATCAGTTGAATCTTTATCGTTTGTTCTTAAGGGTGTCCGTGTTCAGGTTGATGAAGATGGACTTTACTGGGACGGGAAAGAACAAGATAAAGAATCAGCATGGTCACATGATTCTGCTCACGTAATATCACAGTTAGCTCAGTGCTTTAGTGAGTAGAGATTGTTTTTCACTTCACTCCAAATTTTCCCATCTTTTAATTTGCATCTCCTAATTTAGCTTGCCATATGAATATTTGCATTAGATATAAAGAATGCTACAGATATAGTCGTAAAATCTGTCCAAGTAGTtgtgtcttttttttttgtgtattcATGTAATAGAAGGAGAGGGAAGTGCAGAGTCAATTTATCCAATTGTGTTTTACATACTATATTCTGTTTATATGTTCCTGATCCGCTTCTTTCATTTTTAGCTAATGCTATGGCTGGACCAAGATCGTGGGTAGGAGGACTCTTTAGCCGCACCACCAACAGAAGTTTCGGAAGCACCCAATTTCTCGACTACACTTTGACCCCTATGCAGGTGATTAGGTTGTCTTCCATTAGTTCATATATGTActctgtgtgtgtttgtgtaatAATAGAATGGCAATAGCTTCGTTGTGGTGGTGACATTCTGATTTCTGCCAGGAAGAGAGATTGCAAAGCCTTAAAGAACGTCTAGGAGTTCCTTATGATGAGACACGGAATGATCATCAAGTATGCCTTCTCTACATTTTTCTTTCTTCCCTTAAATTGACTGAATCTGAGTGGTCTCGTTGAGTAGGGAGATTTTTACAGTGTAACATATTTCCAATCTTTAACGACCTCATAGTCCGACTCCATTACCAGGAAGCTCTTCAAGCCTTGTGGGATGCGGCATTCCCGGATGTTAAGCTTAAAGGTATGATATCCGAGCAGTGGAAAGATATGGGATGGCAGGGAGCAAATCCGTCGACTGATTTCAGGTGCACTTTTGTCTTTAGCTTCTTCTCCGTGTATAGAAACGTTAAAAACCCATCTTAGCATGAAAGTTCAGATCAACTAGCAGTCTTGTTGAGTTGTTAAGTCCCTGTAATTTTAGTCTGAATGCATACGTATTTGGTTCGATTTTTGTCAGCCTCGTCTTAGAAATCTCTTATACTCAACCACTTATCATCATTGTGTTAGTGAATCAGTCCCAATATATCAATTCTTCTCATTACGAATCGCATTCACTTTAGGGGCTGTGGCTTCCTCTCACTTGAGAACTTGCTATACTTTGCCCGGAATTACCCGGTATGTTTGGTTTTCTACTCTGTGATGAACTTTTGTGGTTGGATAAAATTACACTTGGCAACATGGTTTTCGactaatacaaaataaatgaaggCTACTTTTAATAGGTTACTTCTAAAGCAAGCTGGGGAGCGTTCCGAATGGGAGTACCCGTTTGCCGTCGCTGGCATTAATGTCTCGTTCATGCTGATTCAGATGCTAGATTTACATTCAGGTGTGTCATATAATTGGGAAAATGTTACTACTTTCTAACTTGAAGTATGCATGTTTCCCCTTGGCCCAGAACCCTGAAAACCCGTGTTGGCTTTTGTCCGAGTACAATTTCCACGCAGAATATAAGTGGGCACGCTCTAGATTTAAGAACAAAGGCGATTCATTAGGTGGTGATATGCCATTATGGAAAGTGTGAGATTTCAGACAACAAAAATCCGGCATTCTATGTATTCGTGCCTGGTTTCACAACCATTTCAGACAGAACAAAAAAAGGGGCATGCTTTGGGCTAGAAATCGAAATTTGCCCCAAATAACACGCTTTTATGTATATCGTTAAGACTGTTTCGAGGCATTTAAGTGTGGCATTCTTTATTAATGAAATAGAGTTTTTAGCGTGTTTTTTTTGCATTCGTGCATTCTTCGTTAATCAAAATGATATCGAGCTCTAACTATGCGGTGTTCGTTTCTCGTTTGTATAAATATCGTTTGATCGATTTTCTTGATATTATCTCTGCAGAAAAGCCCAGATGTCTTCCCGGATTTAACTTTCTCACATTATTAGGAGGTAAATTGTGTTTTTGGCAATGTCTAGTTTGTATTCATGCTCGGTTTTACCGAATGAGAAATGCTCATCGTGCCATTGCAGAAGACGGAGATGCATTCGACATCCTCTATTGTATAGCTTTCACGATGATGGACGCCCAATGGCTTGCAATGCATGCTTCATACATGGATTTCAATGTActccctctctcttttctctccctTTCTCTAACAATATAGTAACCTTGCTATGTTCGATTTATTTTGCTCAGGAAGTGTTGCAAGTAACAAGAACACAATTGGAAAGAGAATTGTCTCTAGATGATGTTCATGGAATACATGATTTGCCAGCTTATAACTTTTTGTTTCAGTAGTTCattctatctatctatctatctatatacTTAGTTCCAAGATTTAGAAGCATTGGAGGGTTTCTATCAATGCGAATTCTTCCTCTTTTTATGGTGTCTTTAGAGATGCACAGGGCGGATTGGGTTAGTTTACCTGGTGTAGCATCTACCGTCTGTGTCGGGCTTAAGCCTGACACGGACGTATCGGATCATGTGGATGGCCGCTGATGAGACATTTGATGTAACTTTGTAATTCATATGTTGTAGCATCTATCAAATCTGAGGCATATGATGTGGTAATCTCTTCATCTCCAAAGACAAACTATTTGACAATATAATGTCTTCCATAAATGATTATTTGAGCCCTTGACTTGAGTACTATATTAAAACATACGACACGCTGGCACGAATTAGACGACGAGTTATGAAATACGTGCTCAAGCACGCGTGCTCATCGCCGTGCAATGCAGTGCTTCTTAGTCTAAATCGTGCAGATGTAAATTTTTtagcatactcttcttgtgtaCTTAATAATTAAATGATTATAGTTAAGGTTACCCCATAAAAACCATCAGCATCTTTAAAATGTTAACTTTGTATCATGACATGGGTAAGTTCACATTGCATAAGTGAGGCATAAGCCATAAACCAAAATGAATCATGATTAATTATTATACATTCAATTCCACTTTGTCTAGAATATTTTGAGTGGTTTGCTTGCTTGCGGGATGATGCAACGATGATCGTGGTCCCCTTTCTATTTTTCCTAACGAAGATAATTCGTACGTGAAATAGAAACACctttatcattattttattttttttctcttgctttattcttttcacttaacacataaaatgaaattatataacATCGTGTGTCGCTCAGGGAAGGAGTCATTTTCTTTGGGACGAAAGAGttactatgactaattatcacgtgattatccatctaggattaagttgtgggattcaATCACATGGACCAAGATAATTATCacacacactatatatttaatcttgaaatataattttacaAATTGAATAACCCGAAGTGTATTATCTTGTTGCTGTTGTAAGCAGAGATTTCTTCAAACTCAGAAAATAAATACTCcgtagaaaatatttttaaactaAAATCTAAAGTCAAACACGTATTATATACTATCGTTACAtcatatgaaattaattgttattAAACCAAAATCTAAAGTCAAACACGTTTCCATTATATATTTATCTATCGAGGTGTGATAaactacaaaccctctataatacaaactatgcaaactttaatcctactcacttaatacaattaatcaacggttaatataagagatttttctagtgtcaacatttcctacaaatctgtacactccgttgacatcgaacaatcagaatttgtacacccccgttgacataatttgtacatcaTGCTGACATTagcccccgttgacagaatttgtacactccgttgacatcagcctccgttgacagaatttgtacactccgttcaCATACAACCCCTGTTGATATCAGCCctcgttgacataatttgtacactccgttgacatcagtttgtatagtttgtattatagatagtttctatcttgatcacaaccctatatatatatatatagaagtgATGAGTATAAAAAATAACCTTGATCACTTCCATATGGAGTACTTTTTTTGATAAAATGTATGTGATGAGTATTTATTTGCAACCAAAAACAAGAAACAAGTCTTTTCATTCTTCACATATATGATATATCTGAAAACTATAATATCAAGTTAATGTGACATATATGTCGTTTAAAAGCTTGGTTGTTTcctcttactttttcttttttagagaAGGAATGTTTCCTCATATTTTATTCGGAGTTGTAACAGAAACATAACCAAATAGTAATACTCATCTTCATATTTAAGTTAACATACTAACCAAACAATTTCATACATAAAAAAGTTGTGAATTATTCCCTTAATATTGATGTGTAATTAACTCATTCTAATGACATAATTATATTATCATTAGTATTTGATAATAAGTTGGATTCTACAAGATCATATCTGCCTATCAAACCTTTTAAGAGTTCACTTTTTCAAATCGAAAAATTACTGCGAGTTCGATCGTTAGACCGTTACACATGTGAGCGCATTAGACCATCTAACACGACACTTATCCGATTTGAAAATATTACTACGAGCTCATTCTGTTAAACGCTATTATACGGAACTCTTTCAGATTAAAACAATGGCACTttcaaattaaaacaaaaactatCCATCTTCACTAGACAGACAAGAGATGGTCCACATCGAATTTAATGGGCGCACATGATGGCCCAACTCCTTTTAGAAACACGCTTTTGCAACTCAACCGAAAATATAAGCGCATAAAACATGTGATTTGGTCCCCCAAAATCGGGTTTAGCTCGTGACTcaatatttttcatatattcATTGACTTAATTATTGAATAACACATGAATAATATACATCGCTTTCATTCAAATATACTCTATTTAACTGTCATTGCATTTTGGAGAAAGAGTCTCATAAATCATAAATTTGTTGCAACTAGTTTTTGTTGGATTACCTTTTGTGATCATTTTTTCTAACCACCGTTTacatatttgttttaattttggcATCTAATAATGATATgattaattttacaaattaaataaaaacgaacATTCTTTTGATCTTTTTCTTTAactttaaataaatgaataagaataaaaataaaaatatagtataattttgattttcaagcaatttcattcatttttcattattttatccATGGAAACTTTTTGAATTGTTGATTATCAATCGCGTCATAAAATTTACTCAATAACGTTTATATCAAGATAATCTTTATAAAAGGCATTCTTCATCTTGATCTCAGTCTTTTCCTATAATTTAAAACTCTGTTTTGGCTCAATTTGGTAAATATATTGAGTGTATGGAATATTTTgctaagggcattagcaatggggcgacCTATGGCgcgcagttttatcctcctacctccccacctgcagtgtggcgccctaaggcgcaccatatggcgcgccacgtcatcatttttttaatatttacaaaatccatacgaatttaaaaaaaaataatacattaaaatacgaatttcaaaaacttcatttcatttaata is part of the Salvia splendens isolate huo1 chromosome 22, SspV2, whole genome shotgun sequence genome and encodes:
- the LOC121786075 gene encoding ELMO domain-containing protein A-like isoform X2, with product MAGPRSWVGGLFSRTTNRSFGSTQFLDYTLTPMQEERLQSLKERLGVPYDETRNDHQEALQALWDAAFPDVKLKGMISEQWKDMGWQGANPSTDFRGCGFLSLENLLYFARNYPATFNRLLLKQAGERSEWEYPFAVAGINVSFMLIQMLDLHSEKPRCLPGFNFLTLLGEDGDAFDILYCIAFTMMDAQWLAMHASYMDFNEVLQVTRTQLERELSLDDVHGIHDLPAYNFLFQ
- the LOC121786075 gene encoding ELMO domain-containing protein A-like isoform X1 gives rise to the protein MKLRRRKCMPSCASHQGVDEDGLYWDGKEQDKESAWSHDSAHVISQLAQCFTNAMAGPRSWVGGLFSRTTNRSFGSTQFLDYTLTPMQEERLQSLKERLGVPYDETRNDHQEALQALWDAAFPDVKLKGMISEQWKDMGWQGANPSTDFRGCGFLSLENLLYFARNYPATFNRLLLKQAGERSEWEYPFAVAGINVSFMLIQMLDLHSEKPRCLPGFNFLTLLGEDGDAFDILYCIAFTMMDAQWLAMHASYMDFNEVLQVTRTQLERELSLDDVHGIHDLPAYNFLFQ